From the genome of Epinephelus moara isolate mb chromosome 10, YSFRI_EMoa_1.0, whole genome shotgun sequence, one region includes:
- the uhmk1 gene encoding serine/threonine-protein kinase Kist isoform X2 — MAHCGSSEPIAKVQAPRPDSTKPSQGTVDQSMKPVLFEIFGEIWTVQSRLGQGVSASVYRVSSGRATTAAVKEFQADTQGGDYGYHKERTVLEGIQGHKNIVTLYGVFTNHSCMGVATRCLLLELLDVSVSDLLVRGISGTQSGRPQQGHSMWLVQHCARDILEALAFLHREGYVHADLKPRNILWSADDECFKLIDFGLSFKEGNQDVKYIQTDGYRAPEAELQNSLAQAGVEVEGDSGCTAAIDLWSLGIILLEMFSGIKLKDTVRSQEWKDNSAAIVDHLFASNSVVCPAIPVYHLRDLIKSMLLNDPKQRCTAETALLSPFFSIPFAPHIEDLVLLPTPVLRLLNLIDDSHLHNEEEYEDILEDMKEECQKYGSVVSLLIPKENPGKGQVFVEYANSSDSKEAQRLLTGRTFDGKFVVATFYPLSAYKRGYLYQTVQ, encoded by the exons ATGGCTCACTGCGGCTCCTCCGAGCCCATCGCTAAGGTACAGGCACCGCGTCCCGACAGCACCAAGCCGTCACAGGGTACCGTCGACCAGAGCATGAAGCCGGTGCTGTTCGAGATCTTCGGCGAGATATGGACCGTCCAGTCTCGGCTCGGCCAGGGAGTCTCGGCCTCGGTGTACCGGGTCAGCTCGGGCAGAGCCACCACCGCGGCTGTCAAGGAGTTTCAGGCCGACACTCAGGGAGGAGATTACGGGTATCACAAGGAGAGGACCGTGCTGGAAGGCATCCAGGGACATAAAAACATAG TGACACTGTACGGGGTGTTCACCAACCACAGCTGTATGGGTGTTGCCACCCGTTGCCTTCTGCTGGAGCTCTTGGATGTCAGTGTGTCTGATCTGTTGGTGAGAGGCATCAGTGGTACCCAGAGTGGTCG ACCCCAGCAGGGCCACTCCATGTGGCTTGTCCAGCACTGTGCCAGAGACATCCTGGAGGCTCTCGCCTTCCTTCACAGGGAAGGCTACGTCCACGCTGACCTCAAGCCACGCAACATTCTCTGGAGTGCCGATGACGAGTGCTTCAAGCTCATCGACTTCGGCCTCAGCTTCAAAGAGGGAAACCAG GATGTCAAGTACATCCAGACAGACGGGTATCGCGCTCCAGAGGCCGAGCTTCAGAACAGCCTCGCTcaggctggggtggaggtggagggggacTCGGGCTGCACGGCCGCCATAGACCTGTGGAGCCTTGGCATCATCCTGTTGGAGATGTTCTCAGGAATCAAACTCAAAGACACCGTCCGCTCACAGGAGTGGAAG GACAACAGTGCTGCCATTGTCGACCATCTTTTTGCCAGCAACAGTGTGGTGTGCCCCGCCATCCCTGTCTATCACCTCAGAGACCTTATCAAAAG CATGCTTCTCAACGACCCAAAGCAAAGATGCACTGCTGAAACTGCCCTGCTGAGCCCATTCTTCAGTATTCCCTTTG ctcctCACATTGAGGACCTGGTTCTGCTGCCCACTCCAGTCCTGCGTTTGCTCAACCTGATAGACGACAGCCATCTGCACAATGAAGAAGAGTACGAAG ACATCCTGGAGGACATGAAAGAGGAGTGCCAGAAGTATGGCTCTGTGGTTTCTCTGCTCATCCCCAAGGAGAACCCAGGGAAAGGACAG GTGTTTGTAGAGTATGCCAACTCCAGCGACTCCAAAGAGGCTCAGAGGCTGCTGACGGGCCGCACCTTTGATGGGAAGTTTGTCGTGGCCACCTTCTACCCTCTCAGCGCCTATAAAAGAGGTTACTTGTACCAGACTGTGCAGTGA
- the uhmk1 gene encoding serine/threonine-protein kinase Kist isoform X1: MAHCGSSEPIAKVQAPRPDSTKPSQGTVDQSMKPVLFEIFGEIWTVQSRLGQGVSASVYRVSSGRATTAAVKEFQADTQGGDYGYHKERTVLEGIQGHKNIVTLYGVFTNHSCMGVATRCLLLELLDVSVSDLLVRGISGTQSGRPQQGHSMWLVQHCARDILEALAFLHREGYVHADLKPRNILWSADDECFKLIDFGLSFKEGNQDVKYIQTDGYRAPEAELQNSLAQAGVEVEGDSGCTAAIDLWSLGIILLEMFSGIKLKDTVRSQEWKDNSAAIVDHLFASNSVVCPAIPVYHLRDLIKSMLLNDPKQRCTAETALLSPFFSIPFAPHIEDLVLLPTPVLRLLNLIDDSHLHNEEEYEDILEDMKEECQKYGSVVSLLIPKENPGKGQVRLLIYEPAIFKNVSVKLQESQGTLRVRNICFTAALNIQNLHCVSDVQTSLGCSTQNFMKTHFVQ, from the exons ATGGCTCACTGCGGCTCCTCCGAGCCCATCGCTAAGGTACAGGCACCGCGTCCCGACAGCACCAAGCCGTCACAGGGTACCGTCGACCAGAGCATGAAGCCGGTGCTGTTCGAGATCTTCGGCGAGATATGGACCGTCCAGTCTCGGCTCGGCCAGGGAGTCTCGGCCTCGGTGTACCGGGTCAGCTCGGGCAGAGCCACCACCGCGGCTGTCAAGGAGTTTCAGGCCGACACTCAGGGAGGAGATTACGGGTATCACAAGGAGAGGACCGTGCTGGAAGGCATCCAGGGACATAAAAACATAG TGACACTGTACGGGGTGTTCACCAACCACAGCTGTATGGGTGTTGCCACCCGTTGCCTTCTGCTGGAGCTCTTGGATGTCAGTGTGTCTGATCTGTTGGTGAGAGGCATCAGTGGTACCCAGAGTGGTCG ACCCCAGCAGGGCCACTCCATGTGGCTTGTCCAGCACTGTGCCAGAGACATCCTGGAGGCTCTCGCCTTCCTTCACAGGGAAGGCTACGTCCACGCTGACCTCAAGCCACGCAACATTCTCTGGAGTGCCGATGACGAGTGCTTCAAGCTCATCGACTTCGGCCTCAGCTTCAAAGAGGGAAACCAG GATGTCAAGTACATCCAGACAGACGGGTATCGCGCTCCAGAGGCCGAGCTTCAGAACAGCCTCGCTcaggctggggtggaggtggagggggacTCGGGCTGCACGGCCGCCATAGACCTGTGGAGCCTTGGCATCATCCTGTTGGAGATGTTCTCAGGAATCAAACTCAAAGACACCGTCCGCTCACAGGAGTGGAAG GACAACAGTGCTGCCATTGTCGACCATCTTTTTGCCAGCAACAGTGTGGTGTGCCCCGCCATCCCTGTCTATCACCTCAGAGACCTTATCAAAAG CATGCTTCTCAACGACCCAAAGCAAAGATGCACTGCTGAAACTGCCCTGCTGAGCCCATTCTTCAGTATTCCCTTTG ctcctCACATTGAGGACCTGGTTCTGCTGCCCACTCCAGTCCTGCGTTTGCTCAACCTGATAGACGACAGCCATCTGCACAATGAAGAAGAGTACGAAG ACATCCTGGAGGACATGAAAGAGGAGTGCCAGAAGTATGGCTCTGTGGTTTCTCTGCTCATCCCCAAGGAGAACCCAGGGAAAGGACAGGTTAGACTGTTGATCTATGAACCAGCAATCTTCAAAAATGTTTCAGTTAAACTACAGGAGTCACAGGGAACTCTCAGAGttagaaatatttgttttacagcTGCATTAAACATACAGAACCTCCACTGTGTTTCAGATGTACAGACTTCATTAGGTTGTAGCACACAAAACTTTATGAAGACACATTTTGTACagtaa
- the akr1a1b gene encoding aldo-keto reductase family 1 member A1-B isoform X1: protein MQSLKCQLLKQVLRRLCFHTGKRVLLRGMNDFAVLNTGRKMPLLGLGTWKSEPGKVKQAVIWALEAGYRHIDCASIYANEVEIGEALHETLGPGKALRREDVFITSKLWNNRHHQEDVEPALQKTLKDLKLEYLDLYLIHWPYAFQKGDVPFPRNEDGTLLYDDIDYKLTWAAMEKLVEKGLVRSIGLSNFNSRQIDDILSVASIKPTVLQVESHPYLAQVELLAHCRDRGLVMTAYSPLGSPDRAWKHPDEPVLLEEPVLATLAEKYKKSPAQIILRWQTQRGVVTIPKSVTESRIKENIQVFEFTLEAEEMKSITALNKGWRYIVPMIEVEGKRVPRDAGHPHYPFNDPY, encoded by the exons ATGCAGTCATTGAAATGTCAGCTCCTAAAGCAGGTGTTGCGTCGTTTGTGTTTTCACACCGGGAAGCGG GTGCTTCTGAGAGGCATGAATGACTTTGCAGTTCTCAACACGGGCCGGAAGATGCCCCTCCTCGGACTGGGGACGTGGAAGAGTGAGCCAGGAAAG GTGAAACAAGCAGTCATTTGGGCCTTGGAGGCTGGGTATCGCCACATTGATTGTGCATCCATCTATGCCAATGAGGTTGAGATTGGAGAAGCCCTACACGAGACACTCGGCCCTGGCAAG GCCCTGAGACGAGAGGACGTGTTCATTACATCCAAGCTGTGGAACAACCGACATCACCAAGAGGACGTGGAGCCGGCTCTCCAGAAGACCCTGAAGGACctgaagctggagtacctggaccTCTACCTCATCCACTGGCCCTACGCCTTCCA AAAAGGAGACGTTCCTTTCCCCAGAAACGAGGACGGCACCTTGCTGTATGACGACATCGACTACAAGCTGACCTGGGCTGCCATGGAGAAGCTGGTGGAAAAGGGCCTCGTCAGATCCATTGGCTTGTCCAACTTCAACAGCAGGCAGATAGATGACATCCTGTCAGTCGCCAGCATCAAACCCACTGTCCTACAG GTAGAGAGCCACCCCTACCTGGCCCAGGTAGAGCTGCTGGCCCACTGTCGGGACCGTGGCCTGGTGATGACAGCCTACAGCCCTCTGGGTTCTCCTGACCGGGCCTGGAAACATCCAGATGAGCCTGTTCTGCTTGAGGAGCCTGTGCTGGCCACCCTCGCAGAGAAATATAAAAAGTCCCCTGCTCAGATTATCCTGAG GTGGCAGACTCAACGAGGAGTGGTAACAATCCCCAAGAGTGTGACAGAGTCCCGAATCAAAGAGAACATTCAG GTGTTTGAGTTCACCCTTGAAGCTGAGGAGATGAAGAGTATTACAGCCCTGAACAAAGGCTGGCGCTACATTGTACCAATGATCGAA
- the akr1a1b gene encoding aldo-keto reductase family 1 member A1-B isoform X2 — protein MNDFAVLNTGRKMPLLGLGTWKSEPGKVKQAVIWALEAGYRHIDCASIYANEVEIGEALHETLGPGKALRREDVFITSKLWNNRHHQEDVEPALQKTLKDLKLEYLDLYLIHWPYAFQKGDVPFPRNEDGTLLYDDIDYKLTWAAMEKLVEKGLVRSIGLSNFNSRQIDDILSVASIKPTVLQVESHPYLAQVELLAHCRDRGLVMTAYSPLGSPDRAWKHPDEPVLLEEPVLATLAEKYKKSPAQIILRWQTQRGVVTIPKSVTESRIKENIQVFEFTLEAEEMKSITALNKGWRYIVPMIEVEGKRVPRDAGHPHYPFNDPY, from the exons ATGAATGACTTTGCAGTTCTCAACACGGGCCGGAAGATGCCCCTCCTCGGACTGGGGACGTGGAAGAGTGAGCCAGGAAAG GTGAAACAAGCAGTCATTTGGGCCTTGGAGGCTGGGTATCGCCACATTGATTGTGCATCCATCTATGCCAATGAGGTTGAGATTGGAGAAGCCCTACACGAGACACTCGGCCCTGGCAAG GCCCTGAGACGAGAGGACGTGTTCATTACATCCAAGCTGTGGAACAACCGACATCACCAAGAGGACGTGGAGCCGGCTCTCCAGAAGACCCTGAAGGACctgaagctggagtacctggaccTCTACCTCATCCACTGGCCCTACGCCTTCCA AAAAGGAGACGTTCCTTTCCCCAGAAACGAGGACGGCACCTTGCTGTATGACGACATCGACTACAAGCTGACCTGGGCTGCCATGGAGAAGCTGGTGGAAAAGGGCCTCGTCAGATCCATTGGCTTGTCCAACTTCAACAGCAGGCAGATAGATGACATCCTGTCAGTCGCCAGCATCAAACCCACTGTCCTACAG GTAGAGAGCCACCCCTACCTGGCCCAGGTAGAGCTGCTGGCCCACTGTCGGGACCGTGGCCTGGTGATGACAGCCTACAGCCCTCTGGGTTCTCCTGACCGGGCCTGGAAACATCCAGATGAGCCTGTTCTGCTTGAGGAGCCTGTGCTGGCCACCCTCGCAGAGAAATATAAAAAGTCCCCTGCTCAGATTATCCTGAG GTGGCAGACTCAACGAGGAGTGGTAACAATCCCCAAGAGTGTGACAGAGTCCCGAATCAAAGAGAACATTCAG GTGTTTGAGTTCACCCTTGAAGCTGAGGAGATGAAGAGTATTACAGCCCTGAACAAAGGCTGGCGCTACATTGTACCAATGATCGAA